The nucleotide window GGGATGAGGTCCGCGATGATGGACAGGGACAGCGCCGTCGCCGGTCCGCCGAAGAGCCCCGCGCACACCCGCGCCAGCAGCAGCGTGGACAGCCCCACCGCGAATCCCCCCGCCGCGGTGGCCGCGACGAGCCCCAGCATGCACACGGCCAGCGCCTTGCGCCGGTCGAAGCGGTCCAGGAAGTAGCCGCCCAGGAGTCCCGCCACGCTCGCGGCGGCGGTGTAGCTGCCGCCAATGGTCCCGATGTGCGAGGACTCGATGCCCAGCCCCTTCGCGAAGTCCGGGCCCAGCGGCATCACCATCACGAAGTCGAGGATGTTGACGAACTGCACCGCGCCAATGAGCAACACCACGGCGCGCTCGGACACGGAACGGGGAGAGGCGGACTCGGACGACTCGGGCATGGAGGCTTTCAACGGGGAACGGCTGGTGCGTCAGACGCGGAAGCGGCGCACCTCGGCGCGGAGGATTTCCGCCTGGCGCGTGAGGTTGTCGATGGCCTCTTCCAGCTGGCGCACCGAGCGCGTCTGGTGCTCGGACACGCCCTTGATGGTCTCCACGGCCTTGAGCACCTGCTCGCTGCCCTTGGTCTGCTCCTTCTGGGCGCGGTTCAGGTGGGTGACCATCTCGTTGATGCTTTCGATGGAGCGGGTGATCTGCTTGCTGCCGTGCGCCTGCTCCTGGCTGGAGCGCTGCACGTGCTGGGTGAGCGTCTTCATCCGCTCCGCGCTCTTCATGATCTGCTCGCCGCCCCGGGCCTGCTCGTTGGAGGCCTGGGAGATCATCGACACGGTGGCGGAGATGCGGTGGATGGCGGCCGTCACCTGCTTGCTGCCGCGCGCCTGCTCCACGGTGGCGCGGGCAATGGCCTTCACCATCTGCGTGGACTTCTGGGTGCTGTCGTTGATCTTCCGCAGGGCGCCTTCCGCCTCGCGGCCCAGCTGCACGCCCTCCTCCACGCTCTTGACGCCCTGGTTCATCACCACCACGGCGTTGCGGCTCTCCTCCTGCACGCCGCGGATGAGCTCGGCGATCTCCTTGGTGGACGCGCCGGTGCGCTCGGCCAGGTCCTTGATCTCCTCCGCCACCACCGCGAAGCCCTTGCCGTGCTCGCCCGCCTGCGCGGCGATGATGGCGGCGTTGAGGGCCAGCAGGTTCGTCTGCTCCGCCACGTCGTCAATGACGTTGAGGATGTTGCCAATCTCGCTGATGCGCCGGCCCAGGCTGTCGATGACGCCCGCGGCGGTGCGGCTGGTGTCCTTGATGCGGTCGATGCCGGAGAGCGTCTTGCGCAGGGCCTCCACGCCCGTCTGCGCGTCCTCGAAGACCTGTTCGGACAGGCGGGCCGTCTCGTTGGCGTTGGCGTCGACCTGACCGATGGCGGCGTCCATCTCACTGATGGCGGAGGAGGTGTCCTCCGTGGACGCGGAGAGGTCCTCGATGTTCTTGGCCACCTCCTTGATGGAGTACGTCATCTGCTCGATGGCGCTGGTGGTCTCCTCCACGCTGGCGGCCATGGCCTGGACGTTCTCCGCCACCTCGTCGTTGGTGGCGGCCATCTCCATGATGGAGGAGCTGCTCTCCTCCGCGCTCTGGTAGAGGACCTCCACGTTCTCCGCGATGCCGCGCATGCTGGCCATCATCTCCACCATGGAGGAGGACGTCTCCTCCACGCGCGACTGCACGGTGCCCGCGCCGGAGGACACGGTGGTGCCGGTGCGGTGGATCTGCTCGATGACGCCGGCCACCACGTCGGACACGCCGCGCACGCGGCCCAGCGTGTCTCGCCAGGACTGGGCCATGCGGTTGAGGGCCTCCGCCAGCTGGCCCAGTTCGTCCCTGTTGTTGCGCACGTCCGCGCGGCCGGTGAGGTCGGCCTCCGCCAGCTTGCTCGCCATGGACATCATCGCGTCCAGCGGGTGGAGGATGAACGCGCGCGAGATGAGGAACGCCACCACGAGGAAGAGCACCAGGCCCACGAGGAAGGCCAGCAGCACCGTGTGGCGCAGGGCCGTGAGCACTCCCTCCAGCCGCGCCCCATCCACCACCACGACGACTTCACCGGGCACGCCGCCCGCGAGCGCCACCGGCCTGGTCACCGCCCAGCTGTCGTTCTCGAACTCCACCTGCTCCAGAGACGGGAGCGGGCGCTGTTGGAGGCGCTTCTCCAGGCCCTGGGTGAACCACGCAGGCGCTGTCGCCGGGGAGGTGGCGCGGGGCACGCCCTGGGCGTCCAGCACCGCCACGACGCTGAAGTCGTCGTCCTGGAGATAGAGCCCTTCCAGGTTGGGGACCGGCTGGGTGCCCGCCTGCTTTTCGACGAGTGCCGTTACCTCCCTGGCCTTGTTCTGGGCGCGCGAAGCCATGCGCTCCCTCAGGTGGTTGCCCACCTGGCGGGGAACGACGAAGTAGAGCGTCCCCAGGATGACGGCCAGCGCGAGGCCGAACGAACCCAGGAGGATGCCCCGGAGACCGGGTTTCTTGAGGCGACGTGGCAAGGCCCGCGCACTGTAGGGAGGGTGGCCCGTCCAGGGCAAGGAACGGACTTCCCCGCCTGCCAGGGACGGACGCTGGGTTCCCGGGGACAGGATGCGTAAGGTCCAGGGGATGACCGCGACGCTGCTGCTCACCGACCCGCTCTTCCTCCAGCACGACGCCGGAGAGGGCCACCCCGAGTCGCCCGCACGCTTGCGGCGCATCCTCCAGGTGCTGGCGCGAAACCCCGTCGCGGGCACGGTGATGACCCATCCCCGCTCCGCCACGGACGCGGAGATTCTGGCGGTGCACACCCCGGCGCACCTGGACGCGATGGAGAAGCTGGGCGGCCGCTTCGAGCGCATCGACGAGGACACGGCGGTGTCGCCGGACAGCATCGACGCGGCGAGGCTGGCGGCGGGCGCGGCGGTGCAGGCCGTGGAGGCGGTGATGGCGGGGACGGCGAAGAACGCGTTCGCGCTGGTGCGTCCGCCCGGCCACCACGCGGAGCCGGACCGGGCGATGGGCTTCTGCCTCTACAACAACGTCGCCATCGCGGCGGAGGCCGGGCGGCGGCTGGGAGCCGAGCGAGTGCTGGTGCTGGACTGGGACGTGCACCACGGCAACGGCACGCAGGCGGCGTTCTGGGGGCGCAGGGACGTGCTCTACCAGTCGGTGCACCAGTTCCCCTATTACCCGGGCAGCGGCGCGGCGCCGGAGGTGGGGCGCGGAGAGGGCCAGGGCTTCACGGTCAACTGCGGCCTGCCGGGCGGCAACACGGACGCGGACTACGGGATGATCTTCGAAGAGCTGCTGCTCCCCGTGGCGCAGGCGTACCGGCCGGACCTGGTGCTGGTGTCCGCGGGGTTCGACCCGCACCGCGCGGATCCGATTGGCGGCATGGACGTCACCGAGCGCGGCTTCGCGGCGATGTGCACCGCCGTGCGCAAGCTGGCGGAGGAGGTCTCTGGCGGGAAGCTGGCGCTGGTGCTGGAGGGTGGCTATTCGCTGGAGGGGCTGTCGAACTCCGTGCACGCGTGCATCGAAGTGCTGGCGGGGCGCGATGACAGCTTCGCGTCCGGCAACGTGAACGCGGACGCGAGGGCGGCGCTGGCGACGAGCCGCGAGGCGCTCAAGCCATTCTGGGCCAGCGTGCGCTGAAGACCGCTCAGTAAAGCGTGTCGTCGTCCATGGACATGCCAGACAGCTCCACCAGGAACGCTCCCAGGTCATGGATGGCACGCGCGGGCCCTTCCGGGTCCGGGCTGTGGATGCTCACCATCCGGTAGCGCCCATCCCGCCCTCCCTCGAAGAGCCACTCCGTCCCGTCGAGGTAGGAGAGGTTCCGAGACGCGAAGAAGCGGTCCATGGACCAGAAGCGGGCCGCGTCCAATCGCTGTTGCACGGCCTGCCACTGGGTGGGCGTGAGCAGGATGCGCCGGTCGACAGCCAACGTCCCTTCTTGCGTGCCGGCCCTCTTCACGTGCAGGGAGTGGAGAGGCCCCAGGTGCTCGATGCGGATGACGAAGGGCCCACGAGAAGAAGGGATCCACGTGAAGCGGTAGACCTCGGCACCGGATGCCACGGGAAGGAGCGGGCCTTCCTTCAAGGCCCGCAGAATGCCGGAGTTCCAGCAATGCATGAGTTCCTGCTCGCGCTCGCTGTGGAACTTCACCTCCAGGCCGGGCATCAGGGACAGGGCAAAAGCGCCTCGCGGAAAGACATCGCGCAGGGGCGCCGGCCACTCCTTGCCGCAGGTGCCGCTGGACGGGAATCCGTCCTCGATGAACCCCAGGGGCGGCTCCACCCGCGGTTGAACGGTGGTGCAGGCTCCGAGCAGCAGCAGTCCTGCGATGATGGCGGATGCCTTCAAGTCCCCTCCTGTTCGAGCCGCTCAGTACAGCGTGTATTCGGTCATGGGAATGCCAGACAGCTCCAGCAGGAACGCGCCCAGTTCGTAGAAAGGGCCCGCGAGCCCATCACGGTTGGGGCTGTGAATGTCCAGCGCCCGGTAGCGCCCGCTCCGGCCTCCTTCGAACAGCCACGTCGCCCCGTCGGAGTACGCATAGGGAAGAGGAGAGGAGAAGTGAACCTGGGACCAGAATCGGGCCTGCTCCAGACGCTGCTGAAGGGCCTGCCACTGCGTGGGCGTGAGCAGGATGCGCCGGTCCGTGGCCAAGGCGCCCTCGTCGTTCCCCTCGACCTTGACGTGAAGGGAGTAGACGTTCCCCCGGCGCTCGACGCGAATGATCCTGTTCGCGTGAAAGGAGGGGATCCAGGTGAAGCGGTAGACCTCGCTGTCCGGAGCCAGGGGAAGCATCGAGGCCTCATTCAAGAGCAGGAGAATGAGCGAGCACCTGCACTGGCTTGAGTCCTGGCTGTCCTGGCTGCGACGGTCCATCTCAAGGAACGACCCCAGGTTCAGGGCAAGAGCCCCGCGAGGAAGCAGATCGGGCCACCTGGACCCCGTCGCGGTGAAGCAGGTGCGGGTGCCAAGGCGGTCGGTCTTGACGAACCTCGGGTCCGCCTCGATCGCATAGGGGTCGGCGGGTAGCTCCGGCCGGTGGGCCGCGGTGCAAGCCGCGAACACGCATAACAGTCCCCCCGAAAGCCACTTCATGCCTTGGCCCTCCTCCATCACCGGACGGGCTCCGTGGGTGGGGTCCTGACGGAGCCCAGACCCGCGCGACACAGCAGCGTCTCCAATTCGGCATCGAGCACCTGCTCCGCGTCCCGGACGGGCTCACTCCACCGCGCGGCCACCATGCCGTCCGGGCGCACGAGACAGGCGCCACCCTCCCCTACCCCATACGCGTGCTGCCAGCCCTGGACCTCGTGAACCCGCAGCGGCATGCGCTCCGCGAGTCTCCGGCCTGCGTCGCTCCACGCTTCGTTTCCGGTCAGCAGGACGAAGCCGTTGCCAAACAAATCCAGGATCGACCTGCGACCCTCCAACCACACGTGCGGCGCGCGCGTGCCGGGTTCGCCCGTGGGGACGAACGTCTTCGGCAGCGGCGGCCCGTCTCCGTAGCGGTAGCCCAGGGTGACCGCATCCTCGTCGACGAACTCCGCGTCCGCCGGAAGTGCCTGCTTCGCCATCCGCAGCGCGAGCAGCGCGGCCTGGTTCGCGGTGGCGGCGGCCACGGGCCTTCGCTCGGCGTCGTAGGTCTCCAGCAGCGCGGGACCCGCGTGGCCGTTCAACACCGCAGCCAGCTTCCACGCGAGGTTCGCCGCGTCGTGGATGCCGGTGTTCGCGCCAAAGCCTCCCGTGGGCGGCATCTGGTGCGCCGCGTCTCCGGCCAGGAACACACGGCCTGAACCGAAACGCTCCGCGACGCGCTCCGCGGCCTCCCACACGAAGGTCCCGTGGAGCGAGGGCTCGAGGTCCGCGATGCCAGTGACCGTGCGCAGCCGCTCCGTCCACCGGGCCTCCGTGAAGTCCTCGGCCTTCTCCCGGGACACGTCGATCCGCGTCGCGTGGATCCACCGGTCCTTCACGTCCGTGGCCGCGATGACGC belongs to Corallococcus exiguus and includes:
- a CDS encoding methyl-accepting chemotaxis protein — translated: MPRRLKKPGLRGILLGSFGLALAVILGTLYFVVPRQVGNHLRERMASRAQNKAREVTALVEKQAGTQPVPNLEGLYLQDDDFSVVAVLDAQGVPRATSPATAPAWFTQGLEKRLQQRPLPSLEQVEFENDSWAVTRPVALAGGVPGEVVVVVDGARLEGVLTALRHTVLLAFLVGLVLFLVVAFLISRAFILHPLDAMMSMASKLAEADLTGRADVRNNRDELGQLAEALNRMAQSWRDTLGRVRGVSDVVAGVIEQIHRTGTTVSSGAGTVQSRVEETSSSMVEMMASMRGIAENVEVLYQSAEESSSSIMEMAATNDEVAENVQAMAASVEETTSAIEQMTYSIKEVAKNIEDLSASTEDTSSAISEMDAAIGQVDANANETARLSEQVFEDAQTGVEALRKTLSGIDRIKDTSRTAAGVIDSLGRRISEIGNILNVIDDVAEQTNLLALNAAIIAAQAGEHGKGFAVVAEEIKDLAERTGASTKEIAELIRGVQEESRNAVVVMNQGVKSVEEGVQLGREAEGALRKINDSTQKSTQMVKAIARATVEQARGSKQVTAAIHRISATVSMISQASNEQARGGEQIMKSAERMKTLTQHVQRSSQEQAHGSKQITRSIESINEMVTHLNRAQKEQTKGSEQVLKAVETIKGVSEHQTRSVRQLEEAIDNLTRQAEILRAEVRRFRV
- a CDS encoding histone deacetylase family protein — its product is MRKVQGMTATLLLTDPLFLQHDAGEGHPESPARLRRILQVLARNPVAGTVMTHPRSATDAEILAVHTPAHLDAMEKLGGRFERIDEDTAVSPDSIDAARLAAGAAVQAVEAVMAGTAKNAFALVRPPGHHAEPDRAMGFCLYNNVAIAAEAGRRLGAERVLVLDWDVHHGNGTQAAFWGRRDVLYQSVHQFPYYPGSGAAPEVGRGEGQGFTVNCGLPGGNTDADYGMIFEELLLPVAQAYRPDLVLVSAGFDPHRADPIGGMDVTERGFAAMCTAVRKLAEEVSGGKLALVLEGGYSLEGLSNSVHACIEVLAGRDDSFASGNVNADARAALATSREALKPFWASVR
- a CDS encoding FAD-dependent monooxygenase encodes the protein MHAPSSQVQPVPVLIVGGGLVGLSTALFLAHQGVRSWVIEKHAGTSLHPRARGFHARTVELLRSTCAREEVERAGSVPAGTVVGELVAVTLAGPVHSWKTRTVSTQRTDVSPCPYVFLGQDRLEPILLEAARSQGVEVRFRHELTGFTQDAQGVQATVLDREAGTVSTVHAAYLIGADGVRSPVREALGIALRGRGSFGHNISTLFDADLSPVQREVPLAFAVLTHPELGGVIAATDVKDRWIHATRIDVSREKAEDFTEARWTERLRTVTGIADLEPSLHGTFVWEAAERVAERFGSGRVFLAGDAAHQMPPTGGFGANTGIHDAANLAWKLAAVLNGHAGPALLETYDAERRPVAAATANQAALLALRMAKQALPADAEFVDEDAVTLGYRYGDGPPLPKTFVPTGEPGTRAPHVWLEGRRSILDLFGNGFVLLTGNEAWSDAGRRLAERMPLRVHEVQGWQHAYGVGEGGACLVRPDGMVAARWSEPVRDAEQVLDAELETLLCRAGLGSVRTPPTEPVR